The DNA sequence CATCTGTGGACAGACAAACAATACTGGATATCAGCAATCTAATTAAGAAACAAATGGCTATTTCTTTCCAGTAACAGGTATACAGTCAAAGTTTTCTAATTTAAGACGAGGCTAAGGCCTCTCATTTGACTCTGGATGATTCAGCCCTGTCACGCTCCATTGCTGCTCCCTcccacagtcagtcagtagtaCCTGTGTCTGGTAGCTCTCCTGCAGGGAGCCCAGGTGGCGGAGGAAGCTCATGCCCAGGCCACACCACCTCTCAGCCTCGGGGTACTGGGCCAGGCTATACAGCAGGATGCCTGTGTTCCAGGCTCGGGTCAGCAGCCACAGGATCTCCATCTCAGGGAAGTCCTCAGGCTGGAGGGGAGGCACAGAGGAGACAACGAACACATTCTGCTGCCGTCCACCTGGCTTGGAGCACCCGTGATAACTCACCTGACCTCACGAGTCCAGGTATGCCTATGAATGTGGCTTTCAGTGTCTATAGTCAGTCTGGGAATGACACTGGGAGTGTCAGAAAATACGGGACTTTATACAGGACCACGCTAACTTATGAGGAAGATTAAAATGTATGTGACTTTGATGTATATTCATTTAAGGCACTTGTCCATCCATTGTTTTAATGTTTCGATTACAAGGTTGTGTATTCGAAAATCTGCACGGCAGTGCTTCAATTTGCAACTCTGCATATGACAATGTGCCTGTGCACATAGAGCTTGGTAATGCTTCAATACTCTGATGCGTCTTTTCACCAGTTTAACAGCAGAGCGATGGCTTGTACAGCACATTACCATTCACATTGGCAGGAAAGGGATGGTGAATGGAAGCATCTGCTAATTGAAGTGCTGCTGAAAGCCCATTGATAAAAACAAACAGGAGATTCTTTCAGTGCAGCAGCGGAGGGGGGCGGAGGGACGAGGGGGGTTAATTACAATGCGGGGTTGCGGCGGTGGCGCGAGATTGCTGCCGACTCACTGCGGCTGTGATGATGGACAGGGCCTCTTCATAGTAGCCCCATACCTCCTCCAGCACACGGGCCTCCACATCCGACACGCCGCTGGGTAGCGACAGCTGGATCAGGCTGTGGACACACTGGCTGAGAGGGAGTATTGAGATAGAGAGGGAGTTCGACATCACACACAGCAACCTACGCACGGACACATTGGAATTCTGTCACAGCAAATATCTGACTGGATCATATACCAGTCTCTGAAAGACCCGGTCAAGTTACCAATGGTAAATTGTGAGGCTTGTTTTGTGATGGGATGAGCAATGAGATGGGCACACACCTGCAGCGGGTCAGGTCTGCTTGTGGTTGTTTCCTGTGCAGAGACAGAGCGATCCTCAAGGCCTTCTTACACAGCAGAGGGAAGTGGGCAGGAGGCTCCATGGCCAAGGCTAAGGACAGAAGAAACACACTCATCACAATACTCAATTCAAAACTGTGTGGCCGAGCAAAAAACACTGGATGAGGAGGACAAGTCCTGTAAGGAGGGTCAACTACGGTGTTTACTCTTCACCTGCCATGGTCTCCAACACCTTGATCTCAACATTATCCAGCTCCAGCACTGACTCCAGCACTGTCTCCACCTTGGGGTCGTTGAGCTTGGCACGAGCCTCAAACTCATACAGCAGCAGCAAAATGTTGGTTGGGTCCTTGGAGTTGTCCCCTGGGTGTGTCAGAGGGTGTCAGATTATTCTCCTTACACAACGTAATCCAACATCATGGCAGAATTGAGCAGAGCACAGTATGGAATGGAAGAGGAGGGATAATTAGGGCCACCTGATGCTTTAAGAGTCTTCCAGACCTCCCAGCAGATCTGAATGTGCTCCAGGGCTTGTGTCAGCTGCTCTGTCTAAACATGAAGACAGTGGCATTCAGTATCCATCATCGCCACCTAGTGGCCGCTACCCATAACGGCAagattcaaaataaaataactcCCTACGCCAGCACTGATAACAGTTAgtcacctctcctctccgctgGTCTTGGTAAATTTCCATCCATGCGGATGGAGAAAGAGCTAAATATGGAAGAcaggcagagaaaaagagagagagagacaggacagagagagagagcgcaagagagaaagGGTGGTACACACCTGGTCAGAGTTTGGAGACTTCCTGCAGAGCTccagagaggcagcagcagccaTCAGCAGGCACGTCTTCTGGCCCATCAACACGGCTCGGTCCGGGGGGCAGAACTGGGACAGCTAgggttaccacacacacacacacacacacacacatatacactgctcaaagaaataaagggaacacttaaacaacacaatgtaactccaagtcaatcacacttctgtgaaatcaaaatgtccacttaggaagcaacactgatttcaataaatttcacatgctgttgtgcaaatggaatagacaacaggtggaaattataggcaattagcaagacacccccaataaaggagtggttctgcaggtggtgactacagaccacttctcagttcctatgcttcctggctgatgttttggtcacttttgaatgctggcggtgctttcactctagtggtagcatgagacggagtctacaacccacacaagtggctcaggtagtgcagctcatccaggatggcacatcaatgtgagctgtggcaagaaggtttgctgtgtctgtcagcgtagtgtccagagcatggaggcgctaccaggagacaggccagtacatcaggagacgtggaggaggccgtaggagggcaacaacccagcagcaggaccactacctccgcctttgtgcaaggaggagcaggagaggaggagccagagccctgcaaaatgacctccagcaggccacaaatgtgcatgtgtctgctcaaacggtcagaaacagactccatgagggtggtatgagggcccgacgtccacaggtgggggttgtgcttacagcccaacaccgtgcaggacgtttggcatttgccagagaacaccaagattgtcaaattcgccactggcgccctgtgctcttcacagatgaaagcaggttcacactgagcacatgtgacagacgtgacagtcttgtgacgccgtggagaacattctgctgcctgcaacatcctccagcatgaccggtttggcggtgggtcagtcatggtgtggggtggcatttctttgaggggccgcacagccctccatgtgctcgccagaggtagcctgactcccattaggtaccgagatgagatcatcagaccccttgtgagaccatatgctggtgcggttggccctgggttcctcctaatgcaagacaatgctagacctcatgtggctggagtgtgtcagcagttcctgcaagaggaaggcattgatgctatggactggcccgcccgttccccagacctgaatccaattgagcacatctgggacatcatgtctcgctccatccaccaatgtgacgttgcaccacagactgtccagaagttggcggatgctttagtccaggtctgggaggagatccctcaggagaccatccgccacctcatcaggagcatgcccaggcgttgtagggaggtcatacaggcacgtggaggccacacacactactgagcctcattttgacttgttttaaggacattacatcaaagttggatcagcctgtagtgtggttttccactttaattttgagtgtgactccaaatccagacctccatgggttgataaatttgatttccattgataatttttatgtgattttgttgtcagcacattcaactatgtaaagaaaaaagtatttaataagaatatttcattcattcagatctaagatgtgttattttagtgttccctttatttttttgagcagtgtatattaagaGTACCATAAAGATAAAGgaccacaacacagagagaaTGCATTAAACGGAGGGTGCCTGCATGACGGTCTGTGTCTGCGTGTTTTAGGGGTGTAAGGGTATAACGACTGACCAAGTTGTTTTATGAGGAAGCTGCAGGGCTCCACGTTTCTTTATCTTTGGCAACACTAATTCCCTGTGGGTTGTATTGATCTACACCTGCACAGATACAGATCAATTCTCCCGGTGATGCTAATAAGAGGACTTGCCTGGTAAGAGAACAGAAAGAAATCCCTCATCCTGTCAGGGCTGCTCTCACACTGCAGCGCAGAGTTCCAAGCTAAGACACATGCGGgcacacagaaataaaattagaCAAAATGCACAGCGCACTATGCTGCTTACACAGTGCTACTGTAATTCGTAAAATAGCAAGATGATTCCGATAATTGTACAAGAGCGAGATAAATAACAGTGTATCTCCAGATAGTATGTAAGTACCAATCTTCCTGAACCAGTTGGCGTCCTCTGTGCGCTGCTCTACAGCCATGCTAGGCCCTGGGCTGAGCTGTGACACTTTCTGCAGTGCTGTGGTGGTGACAGTAAACAACAAACACTGGCTGGGTGAAAACCAAGCAGCAGCGCACAGCAGAGAAAAATAGAATCGACACTAAAGCTGACGTTTTTTTTAAGCAGAGGTGGCAGAGGTAGTGGGGGCGTCTTCCTGGGGGGGGTCCGGGGGTATGTTGAACGACTGTGAGAAGGTCACTTCTGGTGACTTTTTTAAAAGGACATTCTACTCCCAAAATGTATGAAAATTAAATTTTGTTCTCTTCCTTTGGAACTCATCTGTAAATCGAGGACAGTTTAATTTTATCTCGATCTCAATGACATCACCAGCCAATTCTACataagatttttttggggggagacGGGGGATGATTTAGCAGCGCCGGTGCGCATAGGCGAAACACTGCTAATGCATTACCTCAGAGTACTCATATATTGAGGGGAGAAAGATGTTGCTGTAAGTGTGATTGTTGTATATTGTACTCACCCATTTTTAGATATGACAGCAGAATATCCAGATTCGCATGTCTATATATAGAGGAAATGTTAACAAGCAGAAACAGTAAATCAACCACAACTGAAACGCTGTAGAAATGGGCAGCAGGTATTCTaacggttaagagcgttgggccagtaactaaaaggtcgctggttcgaatccccaagccggATTGGTGAAAAAAGTAtatcgatgtgcccttgagcaaggcatttaaccctaattgctcatgtaagtcgttctggataagagcgttggCAAAATTACTAAAATGAAATGGAGCATTTAAACACTATTGTATGATGATCATGTTTCACGATATCTCATCAAACTCACCCTATCTCCCCACTGGCCTTTTCTATTGTTGAGAGCACTAGTCGAACCAAACACCTGTAATAGACAAAGACCATGAGGACACGGGACCTAGTTCCTTTCACCTACTAACACTGTAGTGAGAGGCACACGTTTCACAGGAGAAATTAAAAGATATAGGTCAGTAGATCATGGAGACACAGTTAAACCTCATTGAAAGCTTAAACAGCACCATGTTTCACTGCGTCATGCATTCTAACACATTTATGGTGGAAGCTGATGATGTGACACAAATTGTCATAATCAACTGTCATTGTATGTTATGTCATGTTTATGATAAGGTCATCtttcaaaagtattcatcccccttggcatttttcctattttgttgcattacaacctgtaatttaaattgatttttatttggatttaatgtaatggtcatgttctgttataatctccacccggcacagccagaaaaggactggccacccctcatagcctggttcctctctaggtttcttcctatgttttggcctttctagggagtttgtcctagccaccgtgcttctacacctgcatttgcttgctgtttggggttttaggctgggtttctgtacagcactttgatatatcagctgatgtaagaagggctacataaatacatttgatttgaatggacatacacaaaatagtccaaattggtgaagtgaaatgaaaaaccTAACTTgcttaaaaaaacatttaaaaattacaaacggaaaagtggtgcgtgcatatgtattcccccctttgctatgaagcccctaaataagatctagtgcaaccaattaccttcagaagtcacataattagttaaataaagtccacctgtgtgcaatctaagtgtctcGTGAgttgtcacatgatctcagtatatatacacacctgttctgaaaggagCTCTCcagacaggtcagggacaaagttgtggagaagtacaaatcagggttgggttataaaaaaatatcagagactttgaacatcccacggagcacaattaaatacattattaaacaatggaaagaatatggcaccataacATACCTGCCAAGACGAGGcctcccaccaaaactcacggcccaacaaggagggcattaatcagagaggcaacaaagagaccaaagataaccctgaatgagctgcaaagctccacagcggagattagagtatctgtccataggaccactttaagccatacattccacagagctggactttacggaagagtggccagaaaaaagccattgcttaaaaaaagaaataagcaaacacatttggtgtatgccaaaaggcatgtgggagactccccaaacatatggaagaaggtactctggtcagatgagactaaaattgagctttgggccatcaaggaaaacgctatatctggcgcaaacccaacacctctcgtcaccccgagaacaccatgctgtgaggatgtttttcatcagcagggactgggaaactggtcaaaattgaaggaatgatggatgacgctaaatacagggaaattcttgagggaaacttgtttcagtgtcacgccctgaccttagattctctgtttttctatatattttggttaggtcaggctgtgactagggtgggtactctagtttttgtcaTCTAGGGATTTTGTATGTccatgttggcctgatatggttcccaatcagagacagctgtttatcgttgtctctgattggggatcatatttaagtagccattttccccattgttaattgtgggatcttgtctatgtttagttgcctgtcagcactagtTTGTATAGCGTCACGTTTCGTTCGTtgattttgttgtttttgttcattcaTTAAAAAGAGAATGTaggcataccacgctgcgccttggtccgatccttccaaagatttgagactgggacgaaggttcaccttccagcaggacaatgaccctaagcatactgctaaagcaacacttgagtggtttaaggggaaacatttaaatgtcttgcctagtcaaagcccagacctcaatccaattgagattctgtggtatgacttaaagattgctgtacaccagcggaacccatccaacttgaaggagctgcagcagttttgccttgaagaatggacaaaacattccagtggctagatgtgccaaacttatagacataccccaagagacttgcagctgtaattcctgcaaaaggtggctctataaagtattgactttgggggggggggggggggggggggtgaatagttagcacgttcaagttctgtttttttgtgttatttcttgtatgtttcacaaaaacacattttgcatcttcaaaaatttaattacaggttgtaaggcaactaaataggaaaaatgccaagggggtgaatactttcacaagacACTGTATGTGTTACAGATGACCATTCACATAGTGTTCCTGATCTCGCTGGACAAGAGTTCACTGATGTTGTTTGTGTACGTTAGTAACTGACCTGAGAGCAGTGAGAACCTGAGCTTCATCTTTTGAGTGTTCACACAAACTCTCCAGAGCCTTCATGGCTGTGTCTTGTTGCTCATTCTGGAAGGAAAGGAAACAAAGGATGACAATGAGGACGATGGGTATTTTCTCCTTCAACAATTCAAGAGCTTGGGACTGTCTACAAAAAGATGATTCTGAGGtaattggctttaaagttccAAACCCTCAATGGTTTGAATGATGTCAGCAacttttatattttattatttaaaacaTGAATGGGGGTATTTACTATATGGCTAGAGAACACTGAAAagaacaaggctatgtcaataacTACATGTTGTCAAAAATGCAGACAGAACCTTTTAGTCCCAAGCTCTCGAATTGTCATCATCCTCATTATCAGTCCTAGAGGTAGGTCAGTAATGGGGACCCACCTCCAGAGCGATCTGAGCAGCAAGACTGAGGAGGTTGGAGGCAGCATTCTCAGCCACTAGCAGTCTGTCCTCACTGGTCAAAGGACCTTGGGCCAGAACCGCGATGGCCTTCACTGCCTCTGCAGCTGACAGAAACAGGGCTTCAGACTGAGAGGCACAGAAGGCCTGAATACATGTAGTCCATCCTAAAACTCACCACACTCATGTAATATGCTGTTACCTTTCTCCACATTGTTCTCCAGGACAGCAATCTTGTAAACACTGAACTGAGTGAAGATGCTGTTTGGATcacatctctctgcctcctttaTTGCTTCTttggcctgacacacacacacacacacacacacacacacacacacacacacacacacacacacacacacacacacacacacacacacaggaatgcacAAGGTACACACAAAGATTACTATACAGTAATAATTACAAAATGCTGTGTGAAGTCTGTTGTCACACTATTGAGTCACCTTGTCCAGCTGCTCTAGTTGCAGTAAGCAGGAAGCTCTGTTCCTCTGAAGCTTGGCCAGGTTGGGCTCCATCTGGCCAGCCTTGTAGAAACTCAAGGAGTAGTTATACCACTGCAGAGCCTCTGAGAAGTTCTTAGTCTGGAACAGGAAAATGACTCACATCCCAACACATACAGACTTCACTATGACAGAGCAATGTACTTATTTTCAGCAGACACTCTAGacacaaactgttacagacctatatctattttaccctgcctttctaaggtctttgaaagccaagttaacaaacagatcaccgaccattttgaatcccaccgtaccttctccgctatgcaatctggtttccgaactggtcatgagtgcacctcagccacgctcaaggtcctaaacgatgtcataaccgtcatcgataaaagacaatactgtgctgCCGTATTCattaacctggccaaggctttcgactctctcaatcaccacattctcatcggcagactcaacagccttggtttctcaaacgactgcttcgcctggttcaccaactacttctcagacagagttcagtgtgtcaaatcggagggcctgttgtacggacctctggcagtctctatgggggtaccacagggatCAATTATAgtgccgactcttttctctgtatacatcaatgatgtcgctcttgctgctggtgattctctgatccacctctacgcagacgacaccattctgtatacttctggcccttctttggacactgtgttaactaagacgagcttcaatgccattacaactctccttccttggcctccaattgctcttaaatgcaagtaaaactaaatgcatgctcttcaaccgatcgctgcccgcacctgcccgcccatccagcatcactactctggatggttctgacttagaatttgtggacaattacaaatacctaggtgtctggttagactgtaaactatccttccagactcacattaagcatctccaatccaaaatcaaatcttgattaggcttcctatttcgcaacaaagcatctttcactcatgcagccaaacataccctcgtaaaactgactatcctaccaatccttgacttcggcgatgtcatttataaaatagcctccaacactattctcagcaaattggatgcagtctatcacagtgccatccgttttgtcaccaaagccccatatactgcccaccactgcgacctgtatgctctcgttggctggccctcgcttcatattcgtcgccaaacccactggctccaggtcatctataagtctttgttgGGAAAGCGCcgccttatttcagctcactggtcaccatagcagcacccacccgtagcacgtgctccagcaggtatatattacactggtcacccccaaagcctatacatcctttggccgcctttccttccagttctctgctgccaatgactggaacgaactgcaaaaatcactgaagctggagactcatatctccctcactaactttaagcatcagctgtcagagcagctcacagatcactgcatctgtacatagcccatctgtaaatagcccatccaactacctcatccccatattgttatttattttttgctcctttgcaccccagtatctttacttgcacatGCATCTTCTGcaaatctatcactccagtgtttaattgctatattgtaattacttcgccactacggcctatttattgccttacctcccttatcttacctcatttgcacacactgtatatagatttttatttttattgactgtacgtttgtttattccatgtctaactctgtgttgttgtttgtgtcgcactgctttgctttatcttggccaggtcgcagttgtaaatgagaacttgttctcaactggcctacctggttaattaaataaaggtgaaattaaaaaattaaataaaaagctACTGTACCTCAAAGTTCTTGGAGGCTTTGTCCCAGAGCAGGAGATGTAAACAGGTGAGAGTCTGAGGAGACAGCTGTTTACCAGTGTAGTGGCCTGAAAGAGGAAATATCAGCAATTTTACAACTGCATTATCATTTCACtgcatcaacaccaccaccatcatccccACCACCGTAGTACCTGTGATGAtgtacaccaccaccaccactgtagtACCTGTGATGAtgtccaccaccaccatcaccaccactgttGTACCTGTGATGAtgtccaccaccaccatcaccaacactgtTGTACCTGTGATGAtgtccaccaccaccatcaccaccactgttGTACCTGTGATGatgtccaccaccaccaccactgttgTACCTGTGATGatgtccaccaccaccactgtagtACCTGTGATGATGTCCTCTATTTTCTGTTTTCCCAGAAGCTCCTTGCCTCTCTGCAGCAGCAGCTCAATGTGCAGGACCAGGGCACTGCCCAGTTCAGGGGACGACTCAAAGTGCTGGCACACCCTCTTCAGGTAGTCAAAGGCCAATGTCTCTCTGGGAACACATATCAACAGAACACACAGCGCATATCAATGCAATATATCAATACAATGTTGTATTTCAATGGAAACAtgaaaatatttacattttaaaatattgACATTATTACTTTATCTAAAAACATCTGGAATGAATACAATGGTACAAGTGGATATCTGATTTGCAATTTGTTAAGATGATCAGGGTGTCTACCTGTCTTCAGCCATGAGTAGTTTCACTGTGCTTAGACACACTTCCAGAGGAACCTCTGACTCCAGCAGCTCTGTCACTCCTGAATGGAGACAGCAAGATTCAATGGTAATGCATTATACAGTACTGTAAACGGAGGACTTGGGAGTCCTTAAAACTCCCACTCAAGCCATTCaaaaaagcagaaagagagagaaacagggtaatgTCCTACTCACCAGCTCTTACGTGGTCATCCTGAGCCCCACATCTCAGTAGAATTCTGATCTTCAGGTAGAGCCCAGAGGGATGCACACTTTCCTGTCAAATTGCTGAGTTTTAATTGAAAACCAAATAATCTTGCTTAATATTAGAAAGTATCAAGAGTGATGGGGGGAGGTTACCCTATTGGCTAAGTTCACAGCATTGAGTGCCTTCTCTTGA is a window from the Oncorhynchus clarkii lewisi isolate Uvic-CL-2024 chromosome 14, UVic_Ocla_1.0, whole genome shotgun sequence genome containing:
- the LOC139365961 gene encoding testis-expressed protein 11; protein product: MDMFVSNVKCLTERLLQKQLANTDEVIEKLFCEDFPRVTPLDPQLEESAIQLWNWAVTKRVGTAINEHQKAKVRHVACRLLYSCEPENPAEGAVRKQILMASKTGRTWLDCKKPQLADNFLSLAVKSLETLYSRLTSRGHGGADINTSKGDVEKDLLRVLSYQAESALAQENHQEAVACMQRCKDMLLRLPKETGYLSLMCYNFGVDSYNMKKYEESSFWLSQSYDIGKMNIKYSPGAEVQAKVLRLLATVYLKWDCQQFQEKALNAVNLANRESVHPSGLYLKIRILLRCGAQDDHVRAGVTELLESEVPLEVCLSTVKLLMAEDRETLAFDYLKRVCQHFESSPELGSALVLHIELLLQRGKELLGKQKIEDIITGHYTGKQLSPQTLTCLHLLLWDKASKNFETKNFSEALQWYNYSLSFYKAGQMEPNLAKLQRNRASCLLQLEQLDKAKEAIKEAERCDPNSIFTQFSVYKIAVLENNVEKAAEAVKAIAVLAQGPLTSEDRLLVAENAASNLLSLAAQIALENEQQDTAMKALESLCEHSKDEAQVLTALRCLVRLVLSTIEKASGEIGHANLDILLSYLKMALQKVSQLSPGPSMAVEQRTEDANWFRKIAWNSALQCESSPDRMRDFFLFSYQLSQFCPPDRAVLMGQKTCLLMAAAASLELCRKSPNSDQTEQLTQALEHIQICWEVWKTLKASGDNSKDPTNILLLLYEFEARAKLNDPKVETVLESVLELDNVEIKVLETMAALAMEPPAHFPLLCKKALRIALSLHRKQPQADLTRCSQCVHSLIQLSLPSGVSDVEARVLEEVWGYYEEALSIITAAPEDFPEMEILWLLTRAWNTGILLYSLAQYPEAERWCGLGMSFLRHLGSLQESYQTQMSGLYSEVLDRLDKAKKNLIMEE